ggaggtatgcagatgaatgcaaagcttaagccagtaagaaataaatatgtgggtaaattttggggtgcaacacattaTAGAGACAATGATATGTTATCCCATACACCCAAGTATACTATAAATTATAGTATAcatgattatttaaaaaaaaatattgaatagtTAATTAAGGAATATTTCAATTAATATAAAGATTAAAATTAGTAACCGGTCTGATTTGTGGTTTGTTAACAAATGTCAACATAAATTGACAAAAATTATTTTTCGTTAAATGTCATAAATATGCATATTTAGAGGGCCTCTTAGCACGATAAGAATGAGAGATTATGAGCACCAAAAACTTCTACTAATACGTCGTAAGTATACATAGTTAGAGAGGTAACTATGGATCCTAAATAATGGTACACAATATTATTTTATTGAGCATTCTATGGATCCAAgcatatttatatgatttaaatAGAGCTTTAAAAAACTACCTATATTACTTTTTATTCCGTATATTTATTCTCACACACGCCTTTATTACATGTAAAGGCATGAAAGATcatgtgaaataaaaaaatttgataaatCAATTTCGACGGTAAAAGTTACAAATATTGAACCtaacaataaattaaatttgtAAAAAAGATAAATGCATTCACAACCTATCATGATTTACTTTCAATAGATTTTTTTAATCTACATGTTCGTTCAATCAACCATAACTATTATATCAAAAAATGGTAAAAACTTAATACcaatcatttaaaaatatatgatAATTTAGATTTAATTCAAATTCTTATAGATAACAAATTCATAAATTAATCttttataaatcaatttaataaactatgacaaaatataataataataataataataataataataataataataataataataataatgataagaacaaacaataaaaataagaaattgaTAATTAAACAGGGAATAATCTCATATACTAgttgttacaattttttttaataataccaCTAAGATTAGAGTCTGCAGTCTCTCACAAACCCAATCAAACAATAACAAATTAAATGAATCTCATTCTTTTACAATTACTCGTATATAATTTAGGACTAATTAAATCGACCTTGCGCTTACGCCTAACGTATACATTGATAATTGGAGGTCTACGAACAATGAGGTCCATTCCTGCTGTTGGTGAATAGTTTTTCTCATAATATACTAGAGAATTATGTTGTTTACCTTCAAGCTTCTCAAATATATGAGTAATTAAATGGTCAAACCAGGTTAGCTTATTGTTTGttatttcttcattctttttcgCCCTGATAGGATGCATAAGACTAGGTGTCATCCCAATAACAATAAGTTCGGTCCATGACTTCTTCACGCCGATTTCACCTAAAATTGATATGTGAAGTGTAGTCGTAGACTTATGATATGATATTAAGCCAATGAACATTTGTAACACAATCAGTTGTATCCCTTCTCCTTCTAGATCAAAAGTTTCATCCATGTAAGGTATATATGTTTTATTGAAGACTTCATTgtttaaataaaatgatattaaacatAGTCTATCTTTATAACCTTTATAACGTACAAACAACCAATGACATGTTCCGTCGGTGTACACATAGAGATCCTGACGATCCGAATAAGAAGCAGGCATCTTAAATTTAAGTTCACTCCAACAATTATTTCTTAAGCTATATATCTCCCAAAAGATGTGTAGATAATGAGTTAGAGGAATTTGTACACAACGAACCACCTTATAGTCATTGTTAACTTGGTCATAACCAAATCCATGAACATAAAACTCTGGCCATTCATCATCATGGGGAGAAGATTCAATGAGACGTGGCACACGCAAGCTGGGAGGAATGATCTTGAATTCTTCGGTGGTTGGGTTCCACAATACAACTCTTTGAGGTTGTGTATATAAAGATTCCATCAGACAAAATATGCCTTTAACACTAGAAAAGCCAAATATATCAAACTCTTGATATTAAATGAAGTTGGAAAATCTAATTTAGTCTTCTTCTCGAATCTTTCTCCACGAAAATAATACAACTCATTTTCGGATAAATATAACGGTAGAAATGAATCACCAGGATTGTTATATATTACGTTATTCTTGAGCTTGATCATGAAAGATGAATCTAGAGACCATGATTTTTGTAAACAAGAAAATCGATGCAAAGACTTAAGAGGGAGTTTTGATAAAATTGAGAAGGCAGCATCATCAGGAATATAACTTTTAGTCATCTTTTAGGTTATTGTAGCAACAAAAAATAAACTATGCTCCTGCCTGAAAGATATAGAGTAAAAAAACAAAGTGAGTTATAActcaacatttatttattttccattataatatttttttaataattacattaaaaaaatgttagaagtTTGTGATTCCTTGTTCGATATATTATATGAATTGAGAACTATTTTATTTCAgtaaaagaacgttttttttaTAAGGAAACACAAACAAAATCTACTCTTCGAATAAAAgagatatatattttcaaatcaaataaaCTAAATTGATAGGTAAACAAAATCTactcaaatcaaataaataaaattgatagAATGTAAATAAAATCTACTCAAATCAAGGAGATATATAATGAAACAAAATATCtggtaaaataaaatttaactgaTATCAATAAtgaataattaagataaaaattaagataaaaataataatgataatatgaCTGCAAAAAGACTTACTTTGGCAGAAATTACTCAGAACTTGAATTGATATTCTTGAATAGAACGTATGGAAATTCATAGAATTATCTTCAAAATATATACTAACATCATCATGCTTTACGAACCAACCAATGTGTCCTTTGGGAATTTTGTTTCCTTTCTTAGATTTCTACCAACCGTCACaacgtttaaatttaaaattttgtttgcaTTTAAAGATTTAATAAAAGCGGAAAATTTACATTTTTCATTTCActatttttcataataaatttaaaaattttaagtgcaatttttttatatagaaagtattaaaattatttgCAATATAATTTTGGAAACTAAAAATTGCTTATTTTTATGGGGACCGAAAAGAACaattaataattttgtaaatgtaaatttttttacactatcaatgtaTCTAGccactcaattatattatttttaaaaaaatgaaaataaaagtcaaacaattCTAACAAATTAAAGGTTGTGATCCAATTAAATTCTTAATAATTttg
This sequence is a window from Vicia villosa cultivar HV-30 ecotype Madison, WI unplaced genomic scaffold, Vvil1.0 ctg.007040F_1_1, whole genome shotgun sequence. Protein-coding genes within it:
- the LOC131643064 gene encoding F-box/kelch-repeat protein At3g06240-like, translating into MESLYTQPQRVVLWNPTTEEFKIIPPSLRVPRLIESSPHDDEWPEFYVHGFGYDQVNNDYKVVRCVQIPLTHYLHIFWEIYSLRNNCWSELKFKMPASYSDRQDLYVYTDGTCHWLFVRYKGYKDRLCLISFYLNNEVFNKTYIPYMDETFDLEGEGIQLIVLQMFIGLISYHKSTTTLHISILGEIGVKKSWTELIVIGMTPSLMHPIRAKKNEEITNNKLTWFDHLITHIFEKLEGKQHNSLVYYEKNYSPTAGMDLIVRRPPIINVYVRRKRKVDLISPKLYTNEVELDIDKREDEEELEEGGGDIDKDDEDE